One region of Methanobrevibacter wolinii SH genomic DNA includes:
- a CDS encoding DNA cytosine methyltransferase — protein sequence MYTICETFVGAGGSHLGFQNEGFESKYVNDFSHVAIETLLKNNPKIKKTAIVDETDIVDVNPKDILNETKLAPGELDVLFGGIVCKGFSLAGNRSPNDERNYYYRKQLEFVSVLKPKVSIIENVPGIRNAKVLSSNASEELKNKINNLWQSLDNYKGKKAQLRKENKITKEFEEKGKVIKKKKNKMLRYLKKNNYLISVMDDILRLYDELGYTVNYKILNAACYGAATKRERMIIVAVRNDIDIKYEYPKAEYGDEKFIKKYKDFYDLKKTYKPLRTVNDALSTIDYSNKKDIDNKPMNHAPKTVERFKYIPEGDNIANHMDELPEDLKISKFYSRGCTMRLDGNKPSPTLVPGHSNFPLHPKEHRSITVREAAAITGFPNDYIFVGNHTQRCEEVGNAVPPALSQAIAKSVKQLLNKYYNKN from the coding sequence ATGTATACTATTTGTGAAACATTTGTAGGAGCTGGAGGATCACATTTAGGATTCCAGAATGAAGGTTTTGAAAGTAAATATGTAAATGACTTTTCCCATGTAGCAATAGAAACATTATTAAAAAATAACCCTAAAATTAAAAAAACAGCTATTGTTGATGAAACAGACATAGTTGATGTAAATCCTAAAGATATATTAAATGAAACAAAATTGGCTCCTGGTGAATTGGATGTTCTATTTGGAGGAATTGTATGTAAAGGATTTAGTTTAGCAGGAAATCGGTCACCTAATGATGAAAGAAATTATTATTATAGAAAACAATTAGAATTTGTGTCTGTATTAAAACCTAAGGTAAGTATAATTGAAAATGTTCCTGGAATAAGAAATGCTAAAGTTTTATCATCAAATGCATCTGAAGAACTTAAAAATAAAATTAATAATTTATGGCAATCTTTAGATAATTATAAGGGAAAAAAAGCACAATTACGTAAAGAAAATAAAATAACTAAAGAATTTGAAGAAAAAGGTAAGGTCATAAAAAAGAAAAAAAATAAAATGTTACGTTATTTAAAAAAGAATAATTATTTAATTTCTGTTATGGATGATATTTTAAGATTATATGATGAATTAGGTTATACTGTAAATTATAAAATATTAAATGCTGCTTGTTATGGTGCAGCTACTAAAAGAGAAAGAATGATTATTGTTGCTGTAAGAAATGATATTGATATTAAATATGAATATCCCAAAGCAGAATATGGTGATGAAAAATTTATAAAAAAATATAAAGATTTTTATGATTTAAAAAAAACATATAAACCTTTAAGAACAGTAAATGATGCATTAAGTACTATAGATTATTCAAATAAAAAAGACATTGATAATAAACCTATGAATCATGCACCTAAAACAGTTGAACGTTTTAAATATATACCAGAAGGAGACAATATCGCAAACCATATGGATGAGTTACCTGAAGATTTAAAAATAAGTAAATTCTATTCAAGAGGTTGTACTATGAGGTTAGATGGTAATAAACCAAGTCCTACATTAGTTCCAGGTCATAGTAATTTTCCATTGCATCCGAAGGAACATAGGAGTATAACTGTCAGAGAAGCAGCAGCAATCACAGGATTTCCAAATGATTATATTTTTGTAGGTAACCACACACAACGTTGTGAAGAAGTTGGAAATGCTGTTCCTCCTGCTTTATCACAGGCAATTGCAAAATCTGTAAAACAATTGCTTAATAAATATTATAATAAAAATTAG